A section of the Acidobacterium capsulatum ATCC 51196 genome encodes:
- a CDS encoding acylphosphatase, which translates to MVRHYLVKGRVQGVGFRWFVHREAEPLGLRGWVRNTEDGHVEVKAAGEPARLDALTTALHRGSRGSRVDHVLEHELDEKEGEGLGSFHIEGAW; encoded by the coding sequence ATGGTTCGTCATTACCTCGTCAAAGGACGCGTGCAGGGAGTCGGGTTTCGCTGGTTTGTGCATCGCGAGGCTGAGCCGCTGGGGCTGCGGGGCTGGGTGCGCAACACCGAAGACGGTCACGTCGAGGTGAAAGCCGCCGGAGAGCCCGCCAGACTGGACGCGCTGACCACGGCCCTGCACCGAGGATCGCGCGGCAGCCGCGTCGATCACGTTCTGGAGCATGAGCTCGACGAGAAGGAAGGCGAAGGTCTTGGATCATTTCACATTGAAGGAGCCTGGTAA